Proteins encoded within one genomic window of Bdellovibrio bacteriovorus:
- a CDS encoding transglutaminaseTgpA domain-containing protein encodes MTKRFYSQKALAVSFIIAMAMVALEVSAWIAVFSFVMLFWKWGVENLQWKPLSRKATGILSVLLLIQVLVQFRTLIGQEPAYTFLLALSSLRIMDYQNERDHKFVILLGFLLISVKALFSLDIYWIIPSVLAFVGLWYSLLPESLPARAKVLLKIFILSVPMAVILFFAFPRFVLPWAMSRGSAQFGEIGFTDEINPGMVAELATNTATAFRAKIENLPINKSVDLYWRGSVLTQSRGLSWRPRRLGFRAPSTEDYKSLPTYEVAIEPTSQLYLFVLEGTKHVDLDVNQVLALPQNIYRSIRPLNKSSMYRGYYEHDYKDRATPQDEDLQVPPVQGRVHAWVDGVLSRNLSIPQKVEELQKLFVDNGFVYTLSPGVYGPNDLETFLFERKRGFCEHFAGAYATLARSLGIPARVIVGYQGGRFNPLGNFWKVSQKDAHAWVEIFNEGQWQRIDPTLWVAPLRLVIGAEEFFGLSEEDQRAFARAVDWRPPAKEDFLLWDEVSFWVEDINYRWTYFLIDFDKTSQQSFWSALLNYRIQSTFLLVVVIAALVLIFRSLFKQKRNLNEAQVLLQAVEKWAEKKNIQRENSEPPLEFLKKLQAQFPYLKMILQEIETFYDEQTYAGKTASSGKELLTNWKNEIRSH; translated from the coding sequence ATGACAAAAAGGTTCTACTCTCAGAAAGCACTCGCCGTTTCATTTATTATCGCCATGGCGATGGTAGCGCTTGAGGTTTCAGCATGGATAGCTGTTTTCAGCTTCGTCATGCTTTTTTGGAAGTGGGGCGTAGAAAATCTTCAGTGGAAACCTTTATCTAGAAAGGCCACGGGAATCCTAAGTGTTCTTTTGTTAATTCAAGTGCTTGTTCAATTTCGCACTTTGATTGGCCAGGAGCCCGCGTATACATTTTTGTTAGCTCTTTCTTCATTAAGAATCATGGACTATCAGAACGAACGCGATCATAAATTTGTGATCCTTCTGGGCTTTCTTTTGATTTCAGTGAAGGCGCTTTTTAGTTTAGATATATATTGGATAATTCCTTCCGTTTTGGCCTTTGTCGGGCTTTGGTATTCGCTCTTGCCTGAATCGCTGCCGGCTCGCGCGAAAGTACTATTAAAGATATTCATTCTTTCAGTGCCGATGGCTGTGATTTTATTTTTTGCCTTTCCGCGCTTTGTTTTACCGTGGGCGATGTCGCGCGGTTCTGCGCAGTTCGGAGAAATTGGCTTTACCGATGAAATAAACCCCGGGATGGTGGCGGAACTTGCAACGAACACGGCAACAGCATTTCGGGCCAAGATTGAAAATCTGCCGATAAATAAATCGGTAGATCTCTATTGGCGTGGATCGGTTTTGACTCAATCGCGGGGTTTGAGCTGGCGTCCGCGACGCTTGGGATTTAGAGCTCCTTCAACAGAAGACTATAAATCTTTGCCAACTTATGAGGTCGCAATTGAGCCCACATCTCAGCTCTATCTTTTTGTTTTAGAGGGAACAAAGCATGTCGACTTAGACGTGAATCAAGTTCTAGCGCTTCCTCAGAACATCTATCGGTCAATTCGGCCATTAAATAAATCTTCAATGTATCGGGGATATTATGAGCATGACTATAAGGACAGAGCGACTCCGCAGGATGAAGATCTTCAGGTTCCTCCCGTACAAGGACGTGTTCACGCATGGGTCGACGGTGTCTTAAGCAGAAATCTTTCTATTCCCCAAAAGGTCGAAGAACTGCAAAAACTTTTTGTAGATAACGGATTCGTCTACACGCTATCTCCCGGCGTTTATGGTCCAAACGATCTAGAAACTTTTCTTTTTGAAAGAAAACGAGGGTTTTGTGAGCATTTTGCGGGAGCTTACGCGACTCTTGCAAGATCCTTAGGAATTCCCGCGCGAGTGATCGTCGGATATCAAGGCGGCCGTTTTAATCCTTTGGGCAACTTTTGGAAAGTTTCGCAAAAAGATGCTCACGCCTGGGTTGAAATCTTTAATGAAGGACAGTGGCAGCGAATCGATCCAACTTTATGGGTTGCGCCTCTTCGTTTGGTGATCGGTGCAGAAGAATTTTTTGGACTTTCGGAAGAAGATCAGCGGGCCTTTGCGCGCGCCGTGGATTGGCGTCCGCCAGCGAAAGAAGATTTTCTTCTATGGGATGAAGTCAGTTTTTGGGTGGAAGATATCAACTATCGATGGACTTATTTCCTTATCGATTTTGATAAAACGTCTCAACAAAGTTTTTGGAGTGCTTTGTTGAATTACAGAATTCAATCCACTTTCTTACTTGTCGTTGTTATTGCCGCACTTGTTTTAATTTTCCGCAGTCTTTTCAAACAGAAAAGAAACCTTAATGAAGCACAAGTTCTGTTGCAAGCCGTGGAAAAGTGGGCCGAAAAAAAGAATATCCAGCGCGAAAATTCAGAGCCTCCGCTGGAGTTTCTAAAAAAGCTGCAGGCACAGTTTCCTTATTTGAAAATGATTCTTCAAGAAATCGAAACGTTTTATGACGAACAAACTTATGCTGGTAAAACAGCTTCGTCGGGCAAAGAGCTTTTAACAAACTGGAAAAATGAAATTCGCAGCCACTAA
- a CDS encoding L,D-transpeptidase, which translates to MFKSLMTAFFLVSSLAISAQAQEVEVADNENVMDELNPFDANIEETLQQMDQIYFEETGSSPFIENLIGPMGPSCYRSSCKVWAQVSRSQQKMYLYIDGVHTNTWAVSTGTPGHGTPNFDTHPNGRIYDKYTSTKYPGGDYNGLGNMPYAVFISGGFAIHGTGTSNWKKLGSRASHGCIRVHPDNAFKFNRLVREHGIYKTWITVHE; encoded by the coding sequence ATGTTTAAATCTTTAATGACAGCGTTCTTCTTAGTTTCTTCGTTGGCAATCTCTGCGCAAGCCCAAGAGGTGGAAGTTGCGGACAACGAAAACGTGATGGATGAACTTAATCCGTTTGATGCCAATATCGAAGAAACTCTTCAACAAATGGATCAAATCTATTTCGAAGAAACAGGCTCTTCTCCGTTTATTGAAAACCTGATCGGCCCGATGGGTCCTTCTTGTTATCGCAGTTCTTGCAAAGTGTGGGCGCAAGTTTCTAGATCACAACAAAAAATGTATTTGTATATCGATGGTGTTCACACGAATACGTGGGCAGTTTCTACAGGAACTCCAGGTCATGGAACTCCGAACTTTGATACTCATCCTAACGGACGTATCTATGACAAATACACTTCTACGAAATATCCGGGTGGGGATTACAACGGTCTTGGCAACATGCCTTACGCAGTATTTATTTCTGGTGGATTTGCGATTCATGGAACGGGCACTAGCAACTGGAAAAAGCTAGGTTCTAGAGCTTCTCATGGTTGCATTCGTGTTCATCCAGACAATGCTTTCAAGTTCAACCGTCTAGTGCGCGAACATGGCATCTACAAAACTTGGATCACGGTTCACGAATAG
- a CDS encoding DUF58 domain-containing protein, producing the protein MASNAAVSGQGLYKKARQFLSKKKTRTYILPTGFGVAFGLMSLVLFFMAVGYSNNLIYIFFFFLISVAFTGTFITNKNVDGVDVIDVHIDEAFCDETSALSVTLKNNAKSPCFQIESYFEKYPETSSRTDLEPQEEDVVLVPFVFKKRGRHLLPRIAVQSTFPFSLLRAWRVFKTPREITVYPARKGEEAFPQNSYAETDSENTGLFREHRTYQSTDSLRRIDWKATARRQELLVKNFEESEKPSLHFSWKQTAHLHDEEARISQLCLWIDEAHKLGHSFSLEVGKHHIAKDQSSAHRKMCLEVLAHLSREDLL; encoded by the coding sequence ATGGCATCAAACGCGGCCGTGAGTGGGCAGGGGCTTTACAAAAAAGCACGCCAGTTCCTGTCTAAAAAGAAAACGCGAACCTATATTCTGCCGACAGGATTTGGCGTCGCCTTTGGGTTGATGTCGCTAGTTCTATTTTTTATGGCGGTTGGATACTCCAACAATTTGATTTACATTTTCTTCTTTTTCTTAATCTCTGTGGCTTTCACAGGAACTTTTATCACCAATAAAAATGTCGATGGCGTTGATGTTATTGATGTTCACATTGACGAAGCTTTTTGCGACGAGACATCGGCCTTAAGCGTAACATTGAAAAATAATGCAAAGTCGCCGTGTTTTCAGATCGAAAGCTATTTCGAAAAGTATCCTGAAACCTCTTCGCGCACGGATCTTGAGCCACAGGAAGAAGACGTGGTTCTTGTTCCCTTTGTTTTTAAAAAACGCGGCCGACATCTTCTTCCCAGAATAGCGGTTCAAAGTACATTTCCTTTTTCTTTGTTAAGAGCGTGGAGAGTCTTTAAAACTCCTCGAGAAATCACAGTTTATCCGGCAAGAAAAGGCGAAGAGGCTTTTCCACAAAACTCTTATGCGGAAACAGACAGTGAAAATACAGGCTTATTCAGGGAGCATCGTACTTACCAAAGCACGGATTCTTTAAGGCGAATAGATTGGAAAGCGACAGCACGCAGGCAGGAACTGCTTGTAAAAAATTTTGAAGAGTCCGAGAAGCCTTCGCTGCATTTTTCTTGGAAACAGACAGCTCATTTGCATGATGAAGAAGCAAGAATTTCGCAACTGTGTTTGTGGATTGATGAAGCACACAAGCTAGGCCATTCATTTTCTCTCGAAGTCGGAAAGCATCATATCGCTAAAGATCAAAGTTCTGCTCATCGCAAGATGTGCCTAGAGGTCCTTGCTCACCTAAGCAGGGAAGATCTTTTATGA
- the lon gene encoding endopeptidase La, producing MSFDDKVLEIPQTLPMLPVRDIVVFPYMIIPLFVGRDASIRSVEEALAKNRLIFLASQKDISEENPSPDNIYTVGTVAMIMRMRKLSDGRVKILIQGVAKGRVKNFTKTSPSFEVAVEKIEEIPTQKTVVENEALIRTAKEHIERIIALGRPLSPDILLVLDDVSDPGRIADLIASNLGIKVQDAQKVLETSDATERLKLVNEILAQELEVMQTQQKGRTGGKEDMSKSQREYFLREQMKAIKNELGEGDSKSEEMDELREKLVNAGMPPQVEAEALKQLGRLERMHPDASEATMVRTYLDWMADLPWSKKSDDVIDLKRAKEILDEDHYELEKAKDRIMEFLAVRKLKPNLKGPILCFGGPPGVGKTSLGKSIARAMGREYFRIALGGVKDEAEIRGHRRTYVGAMPGKIIQALRQAKTNNPVIVLDEVDKLGSDFRGDPSAAMLEVLDPEQNATFRDNYLNVDFDLSNVLFIATANVLENIPPALRDRMEILNIPGYTENDKLLITKKHLIRRQIEANGITEENIKFTDEGIKYLIAGYTREAGLRNLEREVGSVCRKVAKMVVMGEANFVEITPAVVPELLGPPRFQRDDKFADSQVGVVQGLAWTQAGGEVLTIEALKMKGKGHLALTGQLGDVMKESAHAAMSYARAHQEELGIPEDFFEKYDVHVHLPAGAIPKDGPSAGITLTTALVSLMTGTPVRHDIAMTGEVTLQGRVLPVGGIREKCLAALNLGITNIIIPMACKKDIADIPKVFKDKINFIFAENLDEVFAVAFDKEARSQDKKTATKKDPKKSKSLAA from the coding sequence TGAGAGACATCGTTGTATTTCCGTATATGATTATTCCGTTGTTCGTAGGCCGCGACGCCTCGATCCGCTCAGTGGAAGAAGCTTTGGCGAAGAATCGTTTGATCTTTTTAGCTTCCCAAAAAGACATTTCCGAAGAGAATCCGTCTCCTGACAACATCTACACAGTAGGTACTGTGGCGATGATCATGAGAATGAGAAAACTTTCTGACGGTCGCGTGAAAATCTTGATCCAAGGTGTAGCTAAGGGTCGTGTTAAGAATTTCACGAAAACATCTCCTTCTTTCGAAGTGGCTGTAGAAAAAATCGAAGAAATCCCAACACAAAAAACTGTTGTTGAAAATGAAGCCCTTATCAGAACAGCGAAAGAGCATATCGAGCGTATCATCGCTTTAGGTCGCCCTCTTTCTCCAGACATCTTATTGGTGTTGGATGATGTTTCTGATCCAGGTCGTATCGCAGACCTTATCGCTTCTAACTTGGGTATCAAAGTTCAAGACGCTCAAAAAGTTCTTGAGACTTCTGATGCTACAGAAAGACTTAAACTTGTTAACGAGATCTTGGCTCAAGAACTTGAAGTCATGCAGACTCAGCAAAAAGGTCGCACTGGTGGCAAGGAAGACATGTCCAAGTCTCAACGCGAATACTTCTTGCGCGAGCAAATGAAGGCTATAAAGAATGAGCTTGGTGAAGGCGATTCTAAATCTGAAGAGATGGACGAACTTCGCGAAAAACTTGTGAACGCGGGAATGCCTCCACAAGTAGAAGCTGAAGCTTTGAAACAGCTTGGACGTTTGGAGCGTATGCATCCAGATGCTTCTGAAGCTACAATGGTTCGCACATACCTAGACTGGATGGCGGATCTTCCTTGGAGCAAAAAATCTGACGACGTGATTGATCTTAAACGTGCCAAAGAAATTTTGGACGAAGATCACTACGAACTAGAAAAAGCTAAAGACCGTATCATGGAATTCTTGGCGGTTAGAAAATTAAAGCCGAACCTTAAAGGCCCAATCCTTTGCTTCGGTGGTCCTCCGGGCGTAGGTAAAACGTCTCTTGGTAAATCTATCGCTCGTGCGATGGGTCGTGAGTACTTCCGTATCGCTCTTGGCGGCGTGAAAGACGAAGCAGAGATCCGCGGTCACAGAAGAACTTATGTTGGTGCAATGCCTGGTAAAATCATCCAAGCACTTCGCCAAGCTAAGACAAACAACCCAGTTATCGTTCTAGATGAAGTTGATAAATTAGGTTCGGACTTCCGTGGTGACCCATCAGCAGCAATGCTTGAGGTTTTGGATCCAGAACAAAATGCAACTTTCCGTGACAACTACTTGAACGTCGATTTCGACCTTTCAAATGTGTTGTTCATCGCAACAGCTAACGTGTTGGAAAATATCCCACCAGCTCTTCGCGATCGTATGGAAATCTTGAACATTCCTGGTTACACAGAGAACGACAAACTTTTGATCACGAAGAAACATTTGATCAGAAGACAAATTGAAGCCAACGGTATCACTGAAGAGAACATCAAGTTCACTGACGAAGGTATCAAGTACTTGATCGCGGGTTACACTCGTGAAGCAGGTCTTCGTAACCTCGAGCGTGAAGTCGGTTCTGTCTGCCGTAAAGTGGCTAAAATGGTTGTGATGGGTGAAGCTAACTTTGTCGAAATCACTCCAGCAGTGGTTCCAGAGTTGTTAGGTCCTCCACGCTTCCAACGTGACGACAAGTTTGCCGACTCTCAAGTAGGTGTTGTGCAAGGTCTTGCTTGGACACAAGCCGGTGGTGAAGTTCTTACTATCGAAGCTTTGAAAATGAAAGGTAAAGGACATCTTGCATTGACGGGCCAACTTGGCGACGTGATGAAAGAGTCAGCTCACGCAGCAATGTCATATGCTCGTGCTCACCAAGAAGAATTGGGTATCCCTGAAGACTTCTTTGAAAAGTACGATGTGCATGTTCACTTGCCAGCGGGTGCAATCCCTAAAGACGGTCCTTCTGCAGGTATCACTCTTACAACAGCGCTTGTAAGTTTGATGACAGGAACTCCAGTTCGTCACGATATCGCGATGACTGGTGAAGTGACTCTACAAGGTCGCGTACTTCCAGTCGGTGGTATCCGTGAGAAGTGTTTGGCAGCTTTGAACCTAGGTATTACAAACATCATCATCCCGATGGCTTGTAAGAAAGATATCGCTGATATCCCTAAGGTCTTCAAAGACAAGATCAACTTCATCTTCGCTGAAAACTTAGATGAGGTGTTCGCGGTCGCTTTCGATAAAGAAGCGAGAAGCCAAGACAAGAAGACAGCAACGAAAAAAGATCCAAAAAAATCGAAGAGCTTGGCTGCTTAA
- a CDS encoding patatin-like phospholipase family protein → MRIRDKKKVALVLSGGGIKAAAFHIGVCLALQEKGFRFAGGTKEMVRQNFGEDDPFTIRLYVGSSAGAFVASILAAGYPIESLVNAFQIGSGSHPSFDKSDLRYLKPISYRDIFNLNSSGLLKFIPRTLMEKALVTGGLESLLKNGLKLNGLFSTKGIEGYLRKEVLLDNDFARLGVGLFIIGTQLNHTRKAIFGNFPESYKTENTKYINYATISDAVACSTALPPVFAPYGIKRPDGKEMYYYDGEIRDTLSTHVAADYGADLVISSFSIQPYHYTEEMGSLHDYGIPLIANQALYQVVQQKIMRHIQYKNDIRGIYNAVDGYFKQMNLPAEHRDKLLEIIRNRVNYRPEVDYIYIAPRPNNYEMFFVDHFSLNPEILARIVRIGFKSAINVLRHYDV, encoded by the coding sequence ATGCGGATTAGAGATAAGAAAAAAGTGGCCCTAGTATTAAGTGGAGGCGGCATTAAAGCGGCGGCCTTTCACATTGGGGTTTGCTTAGCTTTACAAGAAAAAGGCTTTCGCTTTGCCGGAGGTACCAAAGAGATGGTGCGTCAGAACTTCGGTGAAGACGATCCATTTACAATCCGTCTTTATGTAGGCTCTAGCGCCGGCGCTTTCGTAGCTTCAATCCTTGCCGCTGGCTACCCGATTGAGTCCCTCGTCAACGCATTCCAAATCGGTTCGGGCAGTCATCCTTCTTTTGATAAGTCGGATTTACGGTATTTAAAACCCATCAGCTACCGCGATATTTTTAATTTAAACTCCAGCGGTTTGTTGAAGTTTATTCCGCGCACTTTGATGGAAAAGGCCTTGGTCACCGGTGGTCTTGAATCCCTTTTAAAAAACGGTCTTAAGTTAAACGGCCTTTTTTCAACCAAGGGTATTGAAGGCTATTTGCGCAAAGAGGTTTTGCTGGACAATGACTTCGCTCGTTTGGGTGTGGGTCTTTTTATTATCGGAACCCAGTTAAACCACACCCGCAAAGCCATCTTTGGTAACTTCCCGGAATCCTATAAAACGGAAAACACGAAATACATCAACTACGCAACGATCAGTGATGCCGTGGCTTGTTCAACGGCCTTGCCTCCGGTCTTTGCTCCTTACGGAATCAAACGTCCCGACGGAAAAGAGATGTATTATTATGACGGCGAAATTCGCGACACTCTTTCCACGCACGTGGCGGCAGATTATGGCGCGGATCTGGTGATTTCTTCTTTTTCAATTCAGCCTTATCACTACACGGAAGAGATGGGTTCGTTGCATGACTATGGAATTCCACTGATCGCAAATCAGGCTCTTTACCAAGTCGTTCAGCAAAAAATCATGCGCCATATTCAATACAAGAATGACATTCGCGGTATCTATAACGCCGTAGATGGTTACTTCAAACAGATGAACTTGCCGGCTGAGCATCGCGACAAACTGCTTGAAATCATTCGCAATCGTGTGAACTATCGCCCGGAAGTGGATTACATCTATATTGCTCCACGCCCGAACAACTATGAAATGTTTTTCGTTGATCACTTCAGTTTAAATCCAGAGATTTTAGCGCGCATTGTGCGTATCGGATTTAAATCCGCGATCAACGTTCTTCGCCACTACGACGTTTAG
- a CDS encoding AAA family ATPase → MNQKFHELIAQASKVVLDKNVEIRLAITCLLAGGHLLIEDLPGVGKTTLVQVLGKLTGLKTRRVQFTIDLLPADVIGGQIYHPQEHKFVFHQGPLFSQMVMADELNRASPRTQSALLQAMEEGEVSVEGVTWPLPHPFYVIATQNPHQQTGTFPLPESQLDRFLMSLELHPASKETEVRILQGDDPRHLLQKIHPLFSETEIAEALIEVTKVQVSANVAQYIADLLERSRRPGFEGAPLSTRAGMALAKAAKAWAFMDGRNYLRPEDVQQVLIPVLGHRLGGNHGIKRGREWAGALQKSTPVPV, encoded by the coding sequence ATGAATCAGAAGTTTCACGAACTCATTGCTCAGGCCTCGAAGGTCGTTCTGGATAAGAATGTTGAAATTCGTTTGGCCATCACCTGCCTTCTGGCGGGCGGCCATTTGCTTATTGAAGACTTGCCCGGAGTTGGAAAAACCACTCTTGTTCAGGTGCTAGGGAAGCTCACCGGATTAAAAACTCGTCGCGTGCAATTCACGATTGATCTTTTACCAGCGGATGTAATTGGCGGACAGATCTATCATCCGCAAGAACATAAATTCGTTTTTCATCAAGGGCCGTTATTTTCACAGATGGTGATGGCGGATGAGTTGAATCGCGCAAGCCCGCGCACCCAAAGTGCTTTGCTACAAGCGATGGAAGAAGGCGAAGTGTCTGTTGAAGGTGTGACCTGGCCACTGCCGCATCCATTCTATGTGATCGCAACTCAGAACCCGCATCAACAGACCGGCACCTTTCCTTTACCAGAAAGTCAGCTAGATCGTTTTCTAATGAGTTTAGAACTACATCCGGCCTCTAAAGAAACCGAAGTGCGCATTTTACAAGGTGATGATCCTCGACATTTGCTGCAAAAAATTCATCCGCTATTTAGTGAAACTGAAATTGCAGAAGCTTTGATTGAAGTTACAAAAGTGCAAGTGTCCGCTAATGTCGCTCAGTACATCGCGGATCTTTTAGAGCGATCTCGTCGTCCCGGATTTGAAGGAGCACCACTTTCAACTCGTGCAGGAATGGCTTTAGCGAAAGCCGCGAAGGCTTGGGCCTTTATGGATGGAAGAAACTATTTACGACCTGAAGATGTTCAACAAGTTTTGATTCCTGTATTAGGACATCGTCTTGGAGGCAATCATGGCATCAAACGCGGCCGTGAGTGGGCAGGGGCTTTACAAAAAAGCACGCCAGTTCCTGTCTAA
- a CDS encoding MFS transporter yields the protein MDKYKYETTVKGLWDVTGMVSLGVILVFYCYYLTGILHFETSQTKESSSGLSVVASYLSFATGFIFRPLGAIYFGALADTAGKKRALVKSFKMLGVVSLCMALLHESYMPANVVSVFVIIVRLLQGFATAGTVTCAIAYIYDLAPTLEKGRFTSWLQMAAPSGYLIAMAIVILFKLFVSAEDLGIWGWRVCFLLSGLIYPLAVYIDRKFPDVPLTYDRETSAISHLKNLLSDKSALKRIFTFALFIAINVGVLAYFFNLYRLYFLGPLLKVPSDAIGFIVAISSLFLLPLYPLFGVISDRVGRTKMCLAGAFLGIAVIFPYFYFMQKFAGVGGIGANKAALIIIMVLTGFVITLSYAPVVALVCDSVEPRYRAVSFGVIYNIGFSFIPSLLQIAGSYFYDKNASIYGGIYAALIVATLAGGISYLIRPKRTTA from the coding sequence TTGGATAAATACAAATACGAAACAACAGTCAAAGGTTTATGGGACGTTACCGGGATGGTTTCTCTCGGAGTGATTCTTGTTTTTTATTGTTACTATCTGACGGGAATTCTTCATTTTGAAACCTCGCAAACAAAAGAATCGTCATCAGGCCTTAGCGTTGTCGCCTCCTACTTAAGCTTTGCTACGGGATTTATATTTAGGCCTTTAGGTGCGATTTATTTTGGTGCTCTAGCGGACACCGCGGGCAAAAAACGCGCCTTGGTGAAATCCTTTAAGATGCTAGGGGTTGTTTCTTTATGCATGGCTTTGCTTCACGAATCGTACATGCCAGCAAACGTAGTCTCAGTATTCGTGATCATTGTTCGCTTACTGCAAGGATTTGCGACCGCAGGAACCGTTACATGTGCTATTGCCTACATCTATGATTTGGCGCCCACTTTAGAAAAAGGACGTTTTACTTCTTGGCTTCAAATGGCAGCTCCATCTGGTTATTTGATTGCGATGGCCATTGTGATTCTATTTAAGCTATTTGTGTCTGCTGAAGATTTGGGAATATGGGGCTGGAGAGTTTGCTTTCTGTTGAGTGGTCTTATCTATCCCCTCGCAGTTTACATCGACAGAAAATTTCCCGATGTACCTTTGACCTATGACCGTGAGACCTCAGCGATCAGCCATCTAAAAAATCTTTTGAGCGACAAATCAGCGCTTAAAAGAATCTTTACGTTTGCACTTTTTATCGCCATTAACGTGGGTGTTCTTGCTTATTTCTTTAATCTTTACCGACTCTATTTCTTAGGCCCTCTGTTAAAAGTCCCATCCGATGCCATCGGATTTATTGTAGCGATCTCAAGTTTGTTTCTGCTGCCGCTTTATCCTCTTTTCGGAGTTATTTCTGATAGAGTGGGTCGAACAAAAATGTGCCTGGCCGGGGCCTTTTTAGGAATTGCGGTGATTTTTCCTTACTTTTATTTTATGCAGAAATTCGCGGGTGTTGGCGGGATCGGCGCCAATAAAGCAGCGCTGATTATAATTATGGTCCTCACCGGATTTGTAATCACACTTAGTTACGCCCCCGTTGTCGCTTTAGTTTGTGATTCTGTGGAGCCTCGTTATAGAGCCGTCTCTTTCGGCGTTATCTACAATATCGGCTTTTCGTTTATACCGTCCCTGCTGCAAATCGCCGGGAGCTATTTCTATGATAAGAATGCTTCGATCTATGGCGGAATTTATGCGGCTTTGATTGTCGCTACTTTAGCAGGCGGAATCAGCTACCTGATTCGCCCCAAAAGAACTACTGCTTAA
- a CDS encoding NADH-quinone oxidoreductase subunit N, giving the protein MNMNIGLSDVLLISPMIALFLVSLIPITAKVLRGNREQPHAVTLAQALIGIVIAIGLLIVFGGGGKTAFNNGLIFDGVTQWMGIIALGAAGAAMVMMYENPSTTGKQFSELIFLAMSSAVGMLILVSAVDLLMVFIGLEMMSLALYLMIAMSHEEKLSKEAALKYFILGSFASALFLYGVAFIFGSTGGTNILAFMDSAAELVQTSRLFLFGITFVILGFCFKVSIAPFHAWTPDVYQGAPTPHTAFMATAVKTVSFAAFLRVIATKSLIGSDHLFDILQWLAVITMILGNTAAIIQNNFKRMIAYSSVAHSGYLLIGIITAGVSDNGAFGASGVIFYLLSYALMTLGAFAIASMLEKSENHIVNVDDLAGFAKQRPMLALCLTVFLLSLAGIPPTLGFFGKFYLFNAAIGEGLLWLAIWGMISSVIGVYYYLRPVVVMYMKEGNAEVASHSLNATTVTTVIMALAIVIMGFVSGPIFSAVEKSLF; this is encoded by the coding sequence ATGAATATGAATATCGGTCTTAGTGACGTTTTGTTGATTTCTCCGATGATCGCCTTGTTCCTAGTAAGCTTGATTCCGATCACGGCTAAAGTTCTTCGCGGCAACCGCGAACAACCTCATGCTGTGACTTTGGCGCAAGCCCTTATCGGTATTGTGATCGCGATTGGTCTTTTGATTGTGTTTGGTGGCGGCGGTAAGACAGCGTTTAATAACGGTCTTATCTTTGACGGTGTGACTCAGTGGATGGGTATCATTGCTTTGGGCGCTGCGGGAGCGGCGATGGTGATGATGTATGAAAATCCATCGACGACAGGAAAACAGTTCTCTGAGTTGATTTTCTTAGCGATGAGTTCTGCTGTAGGTATGTTGATCCTGGTTTCTGCTGTGGATCTTTTGATGGTTTTCATCGGCCTAGAGATGATGTCTTTGGCATTGTATCTGATGATTGCGATGAGCCACGAAGAGAAGCTTTCTAAAGAAGCCGCTTTGAAATACTTCATCTTGGGTTCTTTTGCTTCGGCATTGTTCCTTTATGGTGTGGCATTTATCTTCGGTTCAACGGGTGGAACAAACATCCTGGCATTCATGGATAGCGCGGCAGAGCTAGTACAAACTAGTCGTCTTTTCTTGTTTGGTATCACTTTCGTTATCTTGGGCTTCTGCTTTAAGGTTTCGATTGCACCATTCCATGCTTGGACTCCAGATGTGTATCAAGGGGCTCCAACTCCGCACACGGCTTTCATGGCGACAGCGGTTAAGACAGTTTCTTTCGCCGCTTTCTTGCGTGTGATTGCAACGAAGTCTTTGATCGGTTCAGATCACTTGTTTGATATCTTGCAATGGTTGGCTGTGATCACAATGATCTTGGGTAACACGGCAGCGATCATTCAGAATAACTTTAAGCGTATGATTGCGTATTCATCAGTAGCGCACTCTGGTTACTTGTTGATCGGTATCATCACGGCCGGCGTTAGCGATAACGGTGCGTTCGGTGCTTCGGGAGTTATCTTCTATCTTCTAAGCTATGCTTTGATGACTTTGGGTGCGTTCGCGATTGCAAGCATGCTTGAAAAATCAGAGAACCACATCGTGAACGTGGATGACCTTGCTGGCTTTGCGAAACAAAGACCAATGTTAGCTCTTTGCTTAACGGTGTTCTTGTTATCGTTAGCAGGTATTCCGCCGACTCTTGGATTCTTCGGTAAGTTCTATCTGTTCAACGCGGCTATCGGTGAAGGTCTGTTGTGGTTGGCGATCTGGGGTATGATTAGCTCTGTGATTGGTGTTTACTACTACCTGCGCCCGGTCGTTGTTATGTACATGAAAGAAGGTAACGCGGAAGTTGCAAGTCATTCACTGAATGCAACAACAGTGACGACTGTGATCATGGCTCTAGCGATTGTGATCATGGGATTTGTCTCTGGCCCGATTTTCTCGGCTGTAGAAAAAAGCTTGTTCTAA